TACTAACATCTAATAAAAGTTTATATCCTAATGTTCCTATAAGGAGCAACGCTATTAGTATTGTGATAACCAAGTTAAATTTACGGTAACCTTCCATCAACTCCGCCCCCTGATTCATTAAAAAATTATACCATAAAAAGTGTCATAACTATGCAAAAAAAGTGCTGCTAAGGAGCTTAGCAAAAATAAATTTTTATGTTCTACTAATTTAGGATTATCATGGACTATTCATAATTTTTCCTTTCTTTATAAAGTACATCGATGTCTAGAAACATCATATAATGCTTTAAAATAGAAAACAAGACATTTTTTAAAATCTATTATCTTATCTTTATTGATACATTTCTCATTGGGCTAAGTAGTAAATTTATACTTTTATAATATCACTGTAAATTTTCTCAATAGGATGTTCCATGAAATGTTAAATTATTGAAATGAGGGTTTAAGAAGTAATGAGCCATTGCGAAGTTGTAGCTGGATCGATTTCAGATGTTAAGTATCTCCCAGCACTTCAAAATACTATTGAAAATTGAATATGAATTTAAATAAGAAGAAACAGTAAGAGAAAGGATCTCCTATGTTAATATTAAATCACTCGTGGAATTTTTGAAATAAATTTACAAATAAATATCCGAAAGCTCAACTCGTATGCTTTGATTTTTGCTTCTCATTTCGTTACTATATATCTTATTTTCCTGAAGTACCTTTTCTGAAGGAAGCTTAACTGTAAACTTACTTCCTTTTCCATATTCACTTTCAACATATATGTTACCGCCAAGTAATTCTACAATGGACTTAACTAAACTTAAGCCAACACCTGTACCTTCTGTATTCCTTGATAATGATTTGTCTACCTGCTTAAATCTATCAAATATCATATTTAAGTGCCCTTCTTCAATTCCTATGCCATTATCTTTAACTGATATTTCAACAAATTCATTCTTATCCTTAATGTCTACAACTATTTGATCACCTTCATCTGAAAATTTTATCGCATTTGATATAAGATTTAATACTATTCTCTCTATCTTTTCTGTATCGCAAGCAATAATTTTTTCTTCTACATCCGTATCAAAAATAATATTTAGACCTTTACACTCAACCAAACTAGTTACAGACATAACTATTTCCTCTACAACTGTGATTATATTGTTATTTGATAAGTTCAATTTAAAGAAACCTGCCTCAATCTTTGATAGATCAACTATATTATTGATAAGCTTAGATAATCTATAAGAATTTTGCTTGATTGATTCTATATATTTAACAATTGAATTCTTCTTATTATCTAATGAACCACTCTTACAATACATATCAAATAACTGAGCTGTTGAAAAAATAACATTTAATGGCGTTTTAAGTTCATGAGATATGTTAACGAGGAATTCTCCCTGAGTCTTATTCGCAATGATTAACTCTTTATTAGCGACAATTAACTCTGCTTCCCGGTCTTCTTTCTCGCCACTTTGAAATGCAAGCTCCTTATTAACAATAATTAACTCTGCCGCCCTATCCGCCTTCTCTCCAATTTGAAAGGCAAGCTCTCTATTAACTATAATTAATTCTGCTGCCCTATCTGCTTTTTCTCCAATTTGAAAAGCAAGTTCCTTATTAGCAACAACTAACTCTGCCGCCCTTTCTGCTTTCTCTCCTCTTAGAAAAGCAAGCTCATTATTAGCGTTAATTAATTCTGCTGCCCTTTCTGCTTTTTCTCCAATTAGAAAGGCAAGCTCATTATTAGCGTTAATTAACTCTGCTGTCCTATCTGCTTTCTCTCCAATTTGAAAGGCAAGCTCCTTATTAGTGTTAATTAACTCGGCTGCCCTTTCTGCTATCTCCTCTTCTTCTTTAAGTCTTACCACCATTTGCTTTGTTACCTGTCTGTAAAAAGAATCATTCATATTCTATCATCATCCTTCAGTTTATTTTTCCGTACATTAATAACCTCCTCAATTAGTGATGTTAAAATATCTATTTTCATTTAACATTTTACCACATATATGTTACATTCTACATATCTTTATTTTTCATAACCTTAAATTCTGTAACTGTTCCTACTATCTTTTCACTGTATTCGTCAACTAAACACTGTATTTTATCAAGTGTATCTTTATCAATTACGTGATAATTGCAAGTATATGGGATATCTACAAACCCTATTACTTTATTATCTCGCACCACAGGAAATAAGTATATGCTATATATGTTTAATACTTGAAATTCCTTTTGATGTGGTACAAGTTTGTGAGTATTCTCCACAGCAACGTATTTCTTAGTTGTTACTAATTCAGTAAGTACTGGTATATGTTTTATTATCGTAGGATACTCTTCTTTATGAAATTTTTTCCACGTTTTTATATCACACATTTGAGTATCATTCTTATAAAATGCAAAAGCTTCTTCATCATCTTTTACAGTTAGATAGGCAAGGTCATCTACAGGAATTATTTCTTTTAGTTTCTCCATTAATTCATTAAATACTTTATACATTTTCAATCTCCCTTATATTGCTTTTTTTATTCTATCTGTGTCAATGAATACTTCTGTTCCGTTAGTAATTACCTCTATAACAAGAGGAGCAGTTCTATTATTCATAAGTTCTTTAAGGCTATCCGCTTGACATAAATCAGTTATTTGTACTGCCTCTACACCCATTGCCTCTGCAATTGAAGCTATACTGTTTTTTTCAAACACGATCTTACCTTTAAAATCTCTTCCAAATAGAGCCTTCATTCCATTTTTAATGAGTCCAAACATAGAATTGTTTATTATAAAGTATATGATAGGCATATTGTATTCTTTAGCAGTTAGTATCTCCGTGCCGTTCATGTAAAATGCTCCGTCACCTGCAATTACAGCGTAAGGTATGTTTTTATTGTACATATATGACCCCATAACCCCTGCTAATGCTGTACCTATACAACCATAATTTAGACTTGTGTGAAGATACATGTCCTCCCTTATTGGCAAATATTTATATACATAATTAAAATAGTCACCCGTATCTACATGTAAACATGTATCTTTGGGCAGTATTTCAGGAAATTTTTCAAATAACAACCTTAAAGATATACCTGTATGATCTTTAACATAAGGCTTATTCATTTCAGGCTTAATGAAAGAACTCTTTTGTTTTTGGTCTACTCTATTAATAAGTACGTCCATTGCTTCCTTTAACTCGTAGCAAACAGAAATATCCTCTTTAAATATTTTATTAAATTCTTTTTTATCCCAATCTATTCTTAT
This window of the Clostridium estertheticum genome carries:
- a CDS encoding sensor histidine kinase produces the protein MNDSFYRQVTKQMVVRLKEEEEIAERAAELINTNKELAFQIGEKADRTAELINANNELAFLIGEKAERAAELINANNELAFLRGEKAERAAELVVANKELAFQIGEKADRAAELIIVNRELAFQIGEKADRAAELIIVNKELAFQSGEKEDREAELIVANKELIIANKTQGEFLVNISHELKTPLNVIFSTAQLFDMYCKSGSLDNKKNSIVKYIESIKQNSYRLSKLINNIVDLSKIEAGFFKLNLSNNNIITVVEEIVMSVTSLVECKGLNIIFDTDVEEKIIACDTEKIERIVLNLISNAIKFSDEGDQIVVDIKDKNEFVEISVKDNGIGIEEGHLNMIFDRFKQVDKSLSRNTEGTGVGLSLVKSIVELLGGNIYVESEYGKGSKFTVKLPSEKVLQENKIYSNEMRSKNQSIRVELSDIYL